From Selenihalanaerobacter shriftii, the proteins below share one genomic window:
- a CDS encoding FAD:protein FMN transferase, translated as MKTKRKIGIGFILLFIIGILAIGFIRTNSKPPQYETKEFFMDTVVSVKATGDNAKRAVTDAIKVMRQIADESDRYKQASIVSKINRQAGIRPVKVDDDILNMIKTAKEYGSSINGKFDITIAPVIELWGFGTENKTVPNTQKLKEKLKLVNYKDIIINEEKETVMLAKPGMKIDLGGVAKGYIVDKAAKILKEAGIKSALINAGGNIRTIGTKYNGDKWRLGIRNPRDDEKDPDDTYLDVIAVKETNIVTSGDYQRYFMQAGKRYHHVLDPDTGYPARGLASVTIISDSSFTADILSTALFILGFEDAKAYIQNHSQIEGMLITTDLEKWKSKGFKDLLNN; from the coding sequence ATGAAAACAAAAAGAAAGATTGGGATAGGCTTTATACTTTTATTTATAATAGGGATTTTGGCTATAGGTTTTATTAGAACTAATTCAAAACCTCCTCAATATGAGACTAAAGAATTCTTTATGGACACCGTGGTTTCTGTTAAGGCTACAGGAGATAATGCTAAAAGGGCAGTGACAGATGCAATAAAAGTTATGCGCCAAATAGCAGATGAATCAGATAGATATAAGCAAGCTAGCATAGTTAGTAAAATTAATCGTCAAGCTGGAATTAGACCAGTAAAAGTTGATGATGATATTTTAAATATGATTAAGACTGCTAAAGAATATGGAAGTTCAATAAATGGCAAATTCGATATTACTATTGCTCCTGTTATTGAATTATGGGGTTTTGGGACAGAGAATAAAACAGTACCTAATACCCAAAAGTTAAAGGAAAAATTAAAGTTGGTTAATTATAAAGATATTATTATTAATGAAGAGAAAGAAACAGTTATGTTAGCTAAGCCAGGGATGAAGATTGATTTAGGTGGAGTTGCTAAAGGTTATATCGTCGATAAGGCGGCTAAAATACTTAAAGAAGCCGGAATTAAATCAGCTTTAATCAATGCGGGAGGAAATATTAGGACTATAGGAACTAAATATAATGGAGACAAGTGGAGATTAGGAATTAGAAATCCTAGAGATGATGAGAAAGATCCTGATGATACTTATTTAGATGTAATTGCAGTAAAAGAGACTAATATTGTTACATCTGGAGATTATCAACGTTATTTTATGCAAGCTGGTAAAAGATATCATCATGTTTTAGACCCGGATACTGGATATCCAGCCAGAGGTTTAGCTAGTGTGACTATTATTAGTGATTCTTCATTTACAGCTGATATCCTCTCTACTGCATTATTTATATTAGGTTTTGAAGATGCTAAGGCATATATTC